From one uncultured Methanoregula sp. genomic stretch:
- a CDS encoding CAP domain-containing protein, which produces MVRRFCGKCGSPLRSPDQKFCASCGALLQADPVPTSETTAGSLRPGIPVRFLVIAAIAIVAVVAVSGLVIIPLLTQPAPAAMSADSGAGLSPVSPAPPAGTPLAGVSPVPSVPASAVNLTRSPSTPSAATTPVITTSAAVTATTVTTSSPVPAAIVTTPVPTDTPEPRPTSQITLSVTKVPPQPPQTSYTSSTPGAPFLDPASLESRIHDLINVQRQQNGLLPLSYDSFLADIARGHSWDMVSRHFFDHVNPDGKNPRARGDDAGYPCIRSYKSFTTMGIAENLFQGNRYSAYYTNANNPNGTVVSYDWNSLETVAQTVVNGWMNSEGHRKNILTDTYYQEGIGVAFSSDDKIYITENFC; this is translated from the coding sequence ATGGTCCGACGTTTTTGCGGAAAATGCGGATCGCCGCTCCGCTCTCCCGACCAGAAATTCTGCGCCTCCTGCGGGGCGCTCCTCCAGGCAGACCCGGTACCGACCAGCGAAACTACGGCCGGTTCCTTAAGGCCCGGTATCCCGGTCCGGTTCCTGGTAATCGCCGCGATTGCGATTGTCGCGGTGGTTGCAGTGTCCGGCCTGGTTATCATCCCGCTCCTGACACAACCGGCTCCTGCTGCAATGTCAGCGGACTCCGGCGCGGGCCTCTCACCGGTAAGCCCGGCGCCTCCTGCGGGAACACCGCTTGCCGGGGTCTCCCCCGTACCATCGGTACCGGCCTCCGCGGTCAACCTGACCCGGTCCCCGTCCACGCCGTCCGCGGCAACAACTCCGGTCATAACCACTAGTGCCGCAGTAACGGCAACGACTGTCACCACTTCGTCCCCCGTACCCGCAGCTATTGTCACAACTCCGGTTCCCACGGATACCCCGGAGCCCCGGCCCACCTCGCAGATCACGCTCTCTGTTACAAAAGTTCCTCCGCAGCCCCCTCAGACCTCGTACACCAGTTCCACGCCTGGGGCACCGTTCCTTGATCCAGCCTCGCTGGAATCCCGCATCCACGATCTCATCAATGTCCAGCGGCAGCAGAACGGTCTCCTGCCACTCTCCTATGATTCGTTCCTTGCCGATATTGCCCGGGGGCACAGCTGGGACATGGTGAGCCGGCATTTCTTCGACCACGTCAATCCCGACGGGAAGAACCCCCGGGCCCGGGGCGACGATGCGGGATACCCATGCATCCGTTCCTATAAGTCCTTTACTACCATGGGTATTGCCGAGAACCTCTTCCAGGGGAACCGGTACAGCGCTTATTATACAAACGCGAACAACCCGAACGGGACCGTTGTCTCCTATGACTGGAATTCATTGGAAACGGTTGCACAGACGGTAGTCAACGGATGGATGAACAGCGAAGGGCACCGGAAGAATATCCTGACCGATACCTATTACCAGGAAGGTATCGGGGTTGCGTTCTCATCAGACGACAAGATCTACATCACCGAGAATTTCTGCTAA
- a CDS encoding rod shape-determining protein, which produces MDTEHDLEKTIRLGIDFGVSTTVIVMDDPGRDYPSVELPGISRAVPGIAPGSIVHIVPSLIWYKGDGAARIGDEVLTGGGEELPSTACNLRSYLFGNSPVQVPAGNDRMVRYADAAGEFLKGVLSRAVTLCPDGAELVFTLPADAPAEYPAWLDQIGRAAGARSCSWVNEFMAAATGYGISPAAGEPFLVFSFTTTDITATAAVSDEHGVKIAGQASVSTGCQAVDGWIVQDLLARFRILMSEPRAERIKSQVLREAQRARELIPQTGLAGITVTDPVQGRTYTARYGTVDIARVLEEHGLVLTVQQVLDRLLSALRVKGMDERRICAVLLTGPGCTLPGIADYIRDRFPGVPVHDNHLLDAVSRGAAGTTAPARAPDRITGSYALRYWDPAAKEHHYRFLVHSGARFPSNGQVARITISAAYDGQTHLGIPLCGIAGSGEGSCGIELVSDRAGGVHVAGPGEDAGAQARVVPLYEQNPVLLVADPPAKKGEPRFECTFTIDRERYLCLSARDLVTGTLQKLNAPVFRLT; this is translated from the coding sequence ATGGACACCGAACATGATTTGGAAAAAACCATCCGGCTCGGGATTGATTTCGGGGTGAGCACGACCGTTATTGTCATGGACGATCCCGGCAGGGATTACCCGTCGGTCGAACTCCCCGGCATATCCCGGGCAGTGCCGGGCATTGCGCCCGGGTCCATTGTGCACATTGTCCCGTCCCTTATCTGGTACAAAGGGGACGGGGCGGCCCGGATCGGGGATGAAGTCCTTACCGGCGGCGGGGAGGAACTGCCATCGACTGCCTGCAACCTGCGCAGTTATCTCTTCGGGAACAGCCCGGTCCAGGTACCGGCCGGCAACGACCGCATGGTGCGGTACGCAGATGCCGCCGGGGAGTTCCTCAAAGGCGTCCTCTCCCGGGCGGTTACACTCTGCCCGGACGGTGCGGAACTGGTCTTTACCCTGCCTGCAGATGCGCCCGCGGAGTACCCGGCATGGCTGGACCAGATCGGCCGGGCCGCGGGAGCCCGCTCCTGCTCGTGGGTGAATGAATTCATGGCCGCTGCCACGGGCTATGGTATATCCCCGGCCGCGGGAGAACCGTTCCTTGTATTCTCCTTTACCACCACGGATATCACCGCAACGGCCGCCGTTTCCGATGAACACGGCGTGAAGATTGCGGGGCAGGCCTCCGTTTCCACCGGGTGCCAGGCCGTGGATGGCTGGATCGTGCAGGATCTGCTCGCCCGTTTCCGGATCCTCATGAGTGAGCCCCGGGCAGAGCGGATCAAAAGCCAGGTCCTGCGCGAGGCACAGCGGGCCCGGGAGCTTATCCCGCAGACGGGTCTTGCAGGGATCACGGTCACGGACCCGGTGCAGGGCAGGACCTATACCGCCCGTTATGGTACTGTCGACATTGCCCGGGTGCTGGAAGAGCACGGGCTGGTTCTGACCGTGCAGCAGGTTCTTGACCGGTTGCTTTCGGCACTGCGGGTGAAAGGCATGGATGAAAGGCGGATATGCGCGGTTCTCCTGACAGGTCCCGGCTGCACCCTGCCGGGAATTGCGGATTATATCCGGGACCGCTTTCCTGGAGTACCGGTCCACGACAACCATCTCCTGGATGCTGTCAGCCGGGGAGCCGCAGGAACTACAGCCCCTGCCCGTGCGCCGGACCGGATCACGGGGTCATATGCCCTCCGCTACTGGGACCCGGCTGCGAAGGAGCACCATTATCGCTTCCTCGTGCACAGCGGGGCACGTTTCCCGAGCAATGGGCAGGTTGCCCGGATCACCATCAGCGCTGCCTACGACGGCCAGACCCATCTCGGCATCCCGCTCTGCGGGATTGCAGGCAGCGGGGAAGGGTCGTGCGGGATCGAACTCGTCTCGGACCGGGCCGGGGGTGTCCACGTCGCCGGGCCGGGAGAGGACGCAGGGGCGCAGGCCCGGGTGGTGCCGCTGTACGAACAGAACCCGGTGCTGCTCGTGGCCGACCCGCCGGCAAAAAAAGGGGAGCCGCGATTCGAGTGCACCTTCACGATCGACCGCGAACGGTACCTCTGCCTCTCGGCACGGGATCTCGTTACAGGAACGCTCCAAAAACTGAACGCGCCGGTGTTCCGGCTGACGTAA
- a CDS encoding DUF2997 domain-containing protein translates to MEMQELEITIDRNGRVHVAVRGVPGEGCLALTRELENAIGMVEERGYTAEYYKQPVEISGYQYQDRQ, encoded by the coding sequence ATGGAAATGCAGGAACTGGAAATCACGATTGACAGGAACGGCAGGGTACACGTGGCAGTCCGCGGAGTACCGGGCGAAGGATGCCTTGCGCTGACCAGAGAACTTGAGAACGCCATCGGCATGGTCGAGGAACGGGGCTATACTGCTGAATATTACAAGCAGCCGGTTGAGATCAGCGGGTACCAGTACCAGGACCGGCAATAA